In one window of Aphidius gifuensis isolate YNYX2018 linkage group LG4, ASM1490517v1, whole genome shotgun sequence DNA:
- the LOC122854713 gene encoding homeobox protein unplugged: protein MEITATDDNELDVGSASDEMDTVETIVKPSPKPFTIESLIGNRAKIIDNKKKNIVDDSDDNYERKNNEFERGREFFYQQHCLATATSALPGFAMPLSFYSTWLPMRMYGSGSGGPILPPHLSAAYTSPQNQAAQLSNHFNFSLNNIHNNAYLANRDPQQNIMTDSDDDGSLSPVQDLSKSQHGSESGRISADSDDEAVSTDVNGQVTTNQSNTSGSKARRRRTAFTSEQLLELEREFHAKKYLSLTERSHIAHALKLSEVQVKIWFQNRRAKWKRVKAGLTTNGGSNSSRNNNGGIGGNNNGNGNNQQGNNGTRIVVPIPVHVSRLAVRSHHHHLEKCPPQLTPNRPNGLTPNLLTISGIQQQIGSGGGLCAFTAPKKSSTTR, encoded by the exons atggaAATAACAGCGACGGATGATAATGAACTTGATGTTGGTTCAGCAAGTGATGAAATGGATACTGTTGAAACAATTGTTAAACCATCACCAAAACCATTTACAATTGAAAGTTTAATTGGTAATAGagctaaaattattgataataagaaaaaaaatattgttgatgatagtgatgataattatgaacgtaaaaataatgaatttgaaagaggaagagaatttttttatcaacaacattGTTTGGCGACGGCTACAAGTGCTTTACctg gaTTTGCAATGCCATTAAGTTTTTACAGTACTTGGTTACCAATGAGAATGTATGGAAGTGGATCAGGTGGACCAATACTACCACCTCATCTATCAGCAGCTTATACATCACCACAAAATCAGGCTGCACAATTatcaaatcattttaattttagtctCAATAATATTCACAATAATGCATACTTAGCTAATCGTGAtccacaacaaaatattatgacTGATAGTGATGACGATGGAAGTTTATCACCAGTACAAGATCTATCAAAATCTCAACatg gttcaGAAAGTGGTAGAATATCAGCAGACAGTGATGATGAAGCAGTTAGTACAGATGTTAATGGACAAGTTACAACAAATCAATCAAATACATCTGGTAGTAAagcaagaagaagaagaacagCATTTACATCAGAACAATTACTTGAACTTGAACGTGAATTTCatgctaaaaaatatttaagtttaaCTGAACGTTCACATATTGCACATGcattaaaattatctgaaGTACAAGTTAAAATATGGTTTCAAAATCGTCGTGCTAAATGGAAAAGAGTTAAAGCTGGTTTAACAACAAATGGTGGATCAAATTCATCACGTAATAATAATGGTGGTATTGgtggtaataataatggtaatggTAATAATCAACAAGGTAATAATGGAACAAGAATTGTTGTACCAATACCAGTACATGTTAGTAGACTTGCTGTACGttcacatcatcatcatcttgaaaAATGTCCACCACAATTAACACCAAATAGACCAAATGGTTTAACaccaaatttattaacaatatctggtatacaacaacaaattggTAGTGGTGGTGGCCTATGTGCATTTACTGCaccaaaaaaatcatcaacaacaagatAG
- the LOC122853750 gene encoding uncharacterized protein LOC122853750, whose product MKIFITLISVCIHLAWSISSISEECAKVQCNKAPLKLYNELHCFPVNKNNCCPSYDCWGYYSLDYCRIGNRKLKVGQQITTPKNSPILYGCSCEKSKKQIPSSVCGYPSKSANIKSQNNQGIDNDVTCKVGDKIYKNGEFFVPPGSPKEYCFCDKNYKGIYSYPSCIKIDNNTSCFILSKFSNEIKNNCAPVYKNIDSLKDDCPSHFECQKFNHKITSNSIVKISTDNTCFFGSMKVPIGQEVDIGKKNIKCSCQIPPAVTCIEYENY is encoded by the exons atgaaaatattcatcACTTTAATCTCCGTTTGTATTCATTTGGCTTGGTCAATCTCATCAATATctgaag AATGTGCTAAAGTTCAATGCAACAAAGCAcctttaaaattatacaacGAGTTACATTGTTTtcctgtaaataaaaataattgctgTCCATCGTATGATTGTTGGGGTTATTATTCACTTGATTATTGTCGTATTggaaatagaaaattaaaagtagGACAACAAATTACAACACCAAAAAATAGTCCAATTTTATATGGATGTTCatgtgaaaaatcaaaaaaacaaat tccTTCATCAGTGTGTGGATACCCGTCAAAATCTGCAAATATTAAATCACAAAATAATCAAGgaattgataatgatgttaCCTGTAAAGTcggtgataaaatttataaaaatggtgAATTTTTTGTACCACCAGGAAGTCCAAAAGAGTATTGTTTTTGcgataaaaattacaaag gtATTTATTCATACCCGTCGTGTATCAAGATAGATAATAATACCAgctgttttattttatctaaattttctaatgaaattaaaaataattgtgcaccagtttataaaaatattgattcatTGAAAGATGATTGTCCTTCACATTTCGAATGTC AGAAATTTAATCACAAGATTACAAgtaattcaattgttaaaatttcaaCTGATAATACATGCTTTTTTGGATCAATGAAAGTTCCAATTGGTCAAGAAGTtgatattggaaaaaaaaatataaaatgttcaTGTCAAATACCACCAGCAGTGACATGCATCGAAtacgaaaattattaa
- the LOC122854707 gene encoding kynurenine 3-monooxygenase: protein MDIVIVGGGLVGALAACALAKRGHKIQVYEYRSDIRIKKSQGQSIDLALSIRGREALRLVDVEDKIVNHHGIAMKGRMLHGKNGNLRQMIYDPVNKNQIYSVSREYLNQALLDAADQYQTVTLIFNKKLINANLDEGKLEFIDTITSEIINIKADFIIGADGAYSTVRKTMMKRPGFNFSQTYIEHGYIELNIPAKKIDELNSNSKVEFCMSSNHLHIWPRGTFMMIALPNDDYTFTGNLFAPLEILNSLDTAEKLLNFYEKEFPDLITIIGGRDILMNNLSMIKPKPLISIKCNIYNAGKSLIIGDAAHAMVPFYAQGMNTAFEDVLVLNELMDLYNDNLEKVLPAFSQIRCPDAHAICDLAMYNYIEMRELVMKKSFILRRKLDTVLYWIFGKRWTPLYNTVHFSRMNFRDCMENKSWQDKIIQRSFWCLSASFSLAVLFISIKFQKIQLISLNQ from the exons atggatATTGTTATAGTTGGTGGTGGTttg gTTGGTGCATTAGCTGCATGTGCATTAGCAAAACGTGGTCATAAAATTCAAGTCTACGAATATCGTTCtg ATATACgtattaaaaaatcacaagGACAAAGTATTGATCTTGCATTGTCAATACGTGGCAGAGAAGCATTGAGACTTGTTGATGTTGAAGATAAAATAGTCAATCATCATGGTATTGCAATGAAAGGACGTATgttacatggaaaaaatggaaatttacgtcaaatgatttatgatcctgtaaataaaaat caAATTTATTCAGTAAGTCGTGAATATTTGAATCAAGCACTTTTAGATG CTGCTGATCAATATCAAACAGTGACTttgatattcaataaaaaattaatcaatgcCAATCTTGACGAAGGAAAACTCGAGTTCATTGA TACAATAACAtcggaaataataaatattaaagctGATTTTATAATTGGAGCTGATGGAGCATATTCAACTGTTAGAAAAACAATGATGAAACGTCcaggttttaatttttcacagACTTATATTGAGCATGGTTACATTGAGCTTAATATAccagctaaaaaaattgacgaatTAAATTCAAACAGCAAAGTTgag TTTTGTATGAGCTCAAATCATCTTCATATATGGCCAAGAGGTACATTTATGATGATTGCACTTCCAAATGATGATTACACATTTACTGGAAATTTATTTGCTccacttgaaatattaaatagtcTTGATACAGCagaaaaactattaaatttttatgaaaaagaatttccggatttaataacaataattggtGGAAGAgatatattaatgaataatttatcaatgattaaaCCAAAACCATTGATATcaattaaatgtaatatttataatgctggtaaaagtttaataattggTGATGCTGCTCATGCAATGGTACCATTTTATGCTCAAGGAATGAATACA gcATTTGAAGATGTATtagttttaaatgaattaatggATCTGTACAATGATAATCTTGAAAAAGTTTTACCAGCATTTTCTCAAATAAGATGTCCTGATGCTCATGCCATTTGTGATTTGGCAATGTACAATTATATTGag atgCGAGAATTAGTgatgaaaaaatcatttattttgagaAGAAAATTGGATACTGTTCTTTATTGGATTTTTGGAAAAAGATGGACACCATTGTATAATACTGTTCATTTTAGTCGTATGAATTTTCGTGATTGCATGGAAAATAAATCTTGGCAAGATAAA attattcaACGAAGTTTTTGGTGTCTTAGTGCATCATTTTCTTTGGCTGTACTATTCATTTCCATAAAATTTCAGAAAATACAATTGATTTCactaaatcaatga
- the LOC122854679 gene encoding elongation factor G, mitochondrial has product MSILSIFRGQISPKRLSQFSCIINIKDGSRYMASYEKYAEHKPIEKIRNIGISAHIDSGKTTLTERILFYTGRISEMHEVRGKDNVGAVMDSMELERQRGITIQSAATYTIWKDHNINIIDTPGHVDFTVEVERALRVLDGAVLVLCAVGGVQSQTLTVNRQMKRYNVPCLAFINKLDRMGANPKKVLTQMRAKMGHNAAFIQLPIGSESKTTGIIDLVTQKAIYFDGNYGELIRYDEIPQDMRVESHDKRQELIEHLSNVDETIGELFLNESSLTEQDLKNAIRRSCMKRTFTPVLVGTALKNKGVQTLLDATLDYLPNPGEVKNYAIKQLKNGKEPEKIILDPTRNGEKDFLGLAFKLELGKFGQLTYFRCYQGMLKKNDSIYNTRNRKKVRIARLVRLHSNQMEDVDAVYAGDIFALFGVDCASGDTFINTQKFDISMESMHVADPVISMSITTKNTKDRDNFAKGIARFTKEDPTFRFYWDDDNKESIVSGMGELHLEIYAQRLEREYNCPVILGRPKVSFRETLVDSCEFDYLHKKQSGGAGQFGRVSGVMEPLPSNKNTKLEFVDETVGTNVPKQFVPGIEKGFYAMCEKGLLSGHRIAGIKFRLIDGAHHIVDSSEYAFQMAGQGAVRQVFEDGNWHILEPIMSVEVTAPEEFQGSLMGQITKRKGLITGTDGNEGWVTLYAEVPLHEMFGYSSELRSSTQGKGEFTMEYSRYSPCVPELQEKLVREYQESLGNDQQQKKKN; this is encoded by the exons aTGTCAATATTGAGTATATTTCGTGGACAAATAAGTCCTAAACGACTGTCACAGTTTTCCTGTATCATAAACATTAAG gaTGGTTCAAGATACATGGcatcatatgaaaaatatgctGAACATAAACCAATCGAAAAAATTCGTAATATTGGTATATCAGCTCATATTGATTCTGGTAAAACAACACTGACTGaacgtatattattttacactgGTAGAATATCAGAAATGCACGAG gTAAGAGGTAAAGATAATGTTGGAGCAGTTATGGACTCAATGGAATTAGAAAGACAAAGAGGAATAACAATTCAATCAGCAGCAACATATACAATTTGGAAAgatcataatataaatataattgatacacCAGGACATGTTGATTTTACAGTTGAAGTTGAACGTGCATTACGTGTACTTGATGGTGCTGTACTTGTATTATGTGCTGTTGGTGGTGTACAATCACAAACATTAACAGTTAATCGTCAAATGAAAAGATATAATGTTCCATGTTTagcatttataaataaacttgatagAATGGGTGCTAAtccaaaaaaagtattaacaCAAATGCGTGCTAAAATGGGACATAATGCAGCATTTATACAATTACCAATTGGTAGTGAATCAAAAACAACTGGTATTATTGATCTTGTAACACAAAaagcaatatattttgatgGTAATTATGGTGAATTAATACGTTATGATGAAATACCGCAAGACATGAGAGTTGAATCACATGATAAACGTCAAGAACTAATTGAACATTTGAGTAATGTTGATGAAACAAttggtgaattatttttaaatgaaagtaGTTTAACTGaacaagatttaaaaaatgcaataaGACGTTCATGTATGAAACGTACATTTACACCAGTTCTAGTTGGTActgcattaaaaaataaaggtgTACAAACATTACTTGATGCAACACTTGATTATTTACCAAATCCAGGTGAAGTTAAAAATTAtgcaattaaacaattaaaaaatggtaaagaaccagaaaaaataattcttgatCCAACAAGAAATGGTGAAAAAGATTTTCTTGGTCTTGcatttaaattagaattagGTAAATTTGGTCAATTAACATATTTTAGATGTTATCAaggtatgttaaaaaaaaatgattcaatatataatacaagAAATCGTAAAAAAGTTAGAATAGCAAGATTAGTACGTTTACATTCAAATCAAATGGAAGATGTTGATGCTGTATATGCTGGTGATATATTTGCTTTATTTGGTGTTGATTGTGCATCTGGtgatacatttataaatactcaaaaatttgatatatcaatGGAATCAATGCATGTTGCTGATCCAGTAATATCAATGTCAATAACaactaaaaatacaaaagatcGTGATAATTTTGCAAAAGGTATTGCAAGATTTACAAAAGAAGATCCAACATTTAGATTTTATTgggatgatgataataaagaaaGTATTGTATCTGGTATGGGTGAATTACATTTAGAAATATATGCACAACGTTTAGAACGTGAATATAATTGTCCAGTAATACTTGGTAGACCAAAAGTATCATTTAGAGAAACACTTGTTGACTCATGtgaatttgattatttacataaaaaacaaTCTGGTGGTGCTGGACAATTTGGACGTGTTAGTGGTGTTATGGAGCCATtaccatcaaataaaaatacaaaacttgaatttgttgatgaaaCTGTTGGTACAAATGTACCAAAACAATTCGTTCCTGGTATTGAAAAAGGTTTTTATGCAATGTGTGAAAAAGGATTGTTATCTGGTCATCGTATTGCTGGTATTAAATTTCGTCTTATTGATGGTGCACATCATATTGTTGATTCATCTGAATATGCATTTCAAATGGCTGGACAAGGTGCTGTTAGACAAGTTTTTGAAGACGGTAATTGGCATATATTGGAGCCAATAATGTCGGTTGAAGTTACAGCACCTGAAGAATTTCAAGGTTCATTAATGGGACAAATAACAAAACGTAAAGGTTTAATAACTGGTACTGACGGTAATGAAGGATGGGTTACACTTTATGCTGAAGTACCACTACATGAAATGTTTGGTTATTCAAGTGAATTACGTTCATCAACACAAGGAAAAGGTGAATTTACCATGGAATATTCACGTTATTCACCTTGTGTACCTGAATTACAAGAAAAACTTGTTAGAGAATATCAAGAATCATTAGGTAatgatcaacaacaaaaaaagaaaaattag